The Coregonus clupeaformis isolate EN_2021a chromosome 18, ASM2061545v1, whole genome shotgun sequence genome has a segment encoding these proteins:
- the LOC121530682 gene encoding leukocyte surface antigen CD53, which yields MAQNCLKCLKYTMCVVNFLVFMCGTVGFGFGVFLMMNSKVSSLIPSLSSLNLANMFFITGIIMTCVSFLGFLGAMKENRCLLITFFILLFILMLVELTTAVLLLLYESKIDSFLKRDLTDSLEKSRESAKGGNSTMTMDDWDIIQTMFQCCGVQNSSDWKDKVPASCCSKTKCDNQPGCYIKLKAWFENNFLATGVAVIVLCIVEVLGMCFSVTLSCHISQSGLSYK from the exons ATGGCTCAAAATTGCCTCAAGTGTTTGAAATACACCATGTGTGTGGTTAACTTCTTGGTCTTT ATGTGTGGAACGGTAGGGTTTGGTTTTGGAGTGTTCCTGATGATGAACTCTAAGGTGTCGTCTCTCATCCCGTCCCTGTCCTCCCTGAACCTTGCCAACATGTTCTTCATCACCGGCATCATCATGACCTGTGTGTCCTTCCTGGGGTTCCTGGGGGCCATGAAAGAGAACCGCTGCCTCCTCATCACT TTTTTCATCCTTCTGTTCATTCTGATGTTGGTGGAGTTGACTACAGCCGTTCTACTGCTGTTATATGAGAGCAAG ATTGACAGCTTCCTAAAGAGGGATCTCACAGACAGTCTGGAGAAGTCCCGGGAATCAGCTAAAGGTGGGAATTCAACGATGACCATGGACGACTGGGACATCATTCAGACcatg TTCCAGTGCTGTGGGGTCCAAAACTCAAGTGACTGGAAGGATAAAGTGCCTGCGTCCTGCTGCTCCAAGACCAAATGTGACAATCAGCCG GGTTGTTACATTAAACTGAAGGCCTGGTTTGAGAATAACTTCCTAGCAACTGGGGTTGCTGTGATTGTGCTCTGCATCGTTGAG GTCCTGGGCATGTGTTTTTCCGTGACTCTGTCCTGCCACATAAGCCAGTCTGGACTCAGCTACAAATGA